A part of Bacteroidota bacterium genomic DNA contains:
- a CDS encoding SRPBCC family protein: MACYVIDRTQRLPVTLQQAWTFFSSPENLQKITPPEMNFIITSGNGSEKTHSGQIITYKVSPLLGIRMFWMTEIKHVEEPHFFIDEQRKGPYALWHHKHYFKEIEGGVEMRDLVHYQLPLGFLGDIAHVLFVKKKLNQIFDHRFNQLEKLFGKL; encoded by the coding sequence ATGGCCTGCTATGTAATTGACCGCACTCAACGCCTGCCTGTTACACTTCAACAGGCATGGACGTTCTTCTCATCACCCGAAAACCTCCAGAAAATTACACCTCCCGAAATGAATTTCATTATTACTTCGGGCAATGGCAGCGAAAAAACACATTCGGGACAAATCATTACATATAAGGTAAGTCCGCTGCTGGGTATTCGCATGTTTTGGATGACTGAGATTAAGCATGTGGAAGAACCTCATTTCTTTATCGACGAACAGCGTAAAGGCCCGTATGCACTCTGGCACCATAAACATTATTTCAAGGAAATTGAAGGTGGTGTGGAAATGCGTGACCTTGTGCATTATCAGCTGCCTCTTGGTTTTCTGGGCGATATTGCTCATGTGCTTTTCGTAAAGAAAAAACTCAACCAGATTTTCGATCATCGTTTCAATCAACTCGAAAAGTTGTTTGGGAAATTATGA
- a CDS encoding TIGR03643 family protein, which translates to MKLPLPEEIDRIVEMAWEDRTPFDVIEFQFGLTPGEVIELMRREMKPASFRRWRKRTDGRITKHRARSEESTGTRFRSSRQRYISSNRIT; encoded by the coding sequence ATGAAACTGCCTTTGCCTGAAGAAATTGACCGCATTGTTGAAATGGCATGGGAAGACCGCACGCCGTTTGATGTAATTGAGTTTCAGTTCGGTCTCACCCCCGGCGAAGTAATAGAACTTATGCGGCGTGAAATGAAACCGGCATCGTTTCGCCGCTGGCGCAAACGAACCGACGGACGCATCACAAAGCACCGCGCAAGATCAGAAGAAAGCACCGGCACCCGTTTCCGTTCCAGCCGCCAGCGATATATTTCATCCAATCGCATTACCTGA